In Campylobacteraceae bacterium, a single genomic region encodes these proteins:
- a CDS encoding HAMP domain-containing protein, producing the protein MSLFTKLFLTISLIMGLFFSITVTYIIFVQSDLLTKKLNNKIEYNNKLYIKPVTQALYEMNNEMLLITLTALYGDEEITEITLRGINSIININLNNKTNNNKNLIINKSTLSFNSFNLGELKISYTKSIINEKIKRIKDNILQFSILLYFSLLITILPIIYSFIKPIKKLIAVTTEISSGNLDSQIDINRKDEIGLLANKFKLMQTSIKDQQLSLKKQIIFRELLMNTVNIPILIKDKKRKIIDCNSSFASFCGKNKSDIIGKNIQYLFGDKNTEETNSIDTELLKKGGSNYSTIKLPNAKNELRDIIIYKNTYKDIHNNVEWIVGSYFDITDINKAKEKIENFNIELKKKVYERTVELEESNHELEISLENLKQTQDKLIESEKMASLGGLVAGIAHELNTPIGIGITGSSHFLELTKDIIKKFENKDMSQNDFIEYTNDSYDLAHLIYLNLKKSNHLIKSFKQISVDQTSEEKRSFELKNYIDEILISINSVLRKRNIKVIVSAEESISLDSYPGAISQIITNLIFNSLNHAYEENEDGLIRIELTKEKKKIRIVYKDYGKGIKKENLNKIFDPFFTTNRNKGGTGLGLNIIYNIITTQLKGNISCDSQEGAGVKFIIDF; encoded by the coding sequence GTGAGTCTATTTACTAAACTTTTTCTTACTATTTCTTTGATTATGGGATTGTTTTTTAGTATTACAGTTACTTATATCATATTCGTTCAAAGTGATTTGTTAACAAAAAAACTGAATAATAAAATTGAATATAATAATAAACTGTATATTAAACCAGTGACTCAAGCACTTTATGAGATGAATAATGAAATGCTGTTAATCACACTTACTGCTTTATATGGAGATGAAGAAATTACAGAAATTACCCTGCGTGGTATTAACTCCATTATTAATATAAATTTAAATAATAAAACAAATAATAATAAAAATTTAATTATTAATAAATCTACACTTTCTTTTAACTCTTTTAATTTAGGTGAATTAAAAATTTCGTATACAAAAAGTATAATCAATGAAAAAATTAAAAGAATTAAAGATAATATTCTTCAGTTTTCAATTCTTTTGTATTTTTCCCTTCTTATTACAATACTACCAATAATATATAGTTTTATAAAACCTATTAAAAAACTAATTGCTGTTACGACAGAAATTTCATCTGGAAATTTAGACTCCCAAATAGATATTAATAGAAAAGACGAAATAGGTTTATTAGCAAACAAATTTAAACTTATGCAAACATCAATAAAAGATCAACAATTAAGCCTGAAAAAACAAATCATATTTCGTGAATTATTAATGAATACCGTTAATATTCCTATTTTAATAAAAGATAAAAAAAGAAAAATTATTGATTGTAACAGTTCATTTGCAAGTTTTTGTGGAAAAAATAAAAGTGATATTATTGGAAAAAACATACAATATTTATTTGGTGATAAAAATACAGAAGAAACAAATAGTATTGACACTGAATTGCTTAAAAAAGGTGGTTCTAATTATTCTACTATAAAATTGCCAAATGCTAAAAATGAATTAAGAGATATTATTATTTATAAAAACACCTATAAGGATATTCACAATAATGTAGAATGGATAGTGGGAAGTTATTTTGATATTACAGATATTAACAAAGCTAAAGAAAAAATAGAAAACTTCAATATTGAACTTAAAAAGAAAGTATATGAGAGAACCGTGGAACTTGAAGAGTCAAACCATGAATTAGAGATATCCTTAGAAAACCTAAAACAAACACAAGATAAATTAATTGAATCTGAAAAAATGGCAAGTTTGGGCGGTTTAGTTGCAGGCATAGCACATGAACTAAATACTCCCATAGGTATTGGAATTACTGGTTCTAGTCACTTCTTAGAACTTACAAAAGATATTATAAAAAAATTTGAAAACAAAGATATGAGTCAAAATGATTTTATAGAGTATACAAATGATAGTTATGACCTTGCACATTTAATATACTTAAATTTGAAGAAAAGTAACCATCTTATTAAAAGTTTCAAACAAATATCAGTCGATCAAACAAGTGAAGAAAAACGAAGCTTTGAACTTAAGAATTATATTGATGAAATTTTAATAAGTATAAACAGTGTACTAAGAAAAAGAAATATAAAAGTTATTGTTAGTGCAGAAGAATCAATATCTTTAGATTCCTACCCTGGAGCTATTTCTCAAATTATTACTAATTTAATTTTTAATTCTTTAAATCATGCTTATGAAGAAAATGAAGATGGTCTTATTCGTATAGAGTTAACAAAAGAGAAGAAAAAAATACGTATTGTTTATAAAGACTACGGTAAAGGCATAAAAAAAGAAAACCTAAATAAAATATTTGATCCTTTTTTTACTACCAATCGAAATAAAGGGGGAACAGGATTGGGGCTAAATATTATTTATAATATTATTACCACTCAGCTAAAAGGTAATATCTCTTGTGATAGCCAAGAAGGTGCAGGGGTTAAATTTATTATAGACTTTTAA